The Montipora capricornis isolate CH-2021 chromosome 3, ASM3666992v2, whole genome shotgun sequence genome window below encodes:
- the LOC138043683 gene encoding putative leucine-rich repeat-containing protein DDB_G0281931 isoform X1, translated as MESHFSIPGFFLGLFTVLLFNTFSARGYSTFSRRFSITSSKFHRHQILAAFRDGQDRSKNWANSSKLVPLTYDEKFAYGCLHEIPIPNTTLDTTTKPQQEKAVLMEIFNQTRGHSWYNSSNWGNHSVSHCLWYGVTCDNTSRYVISLFLTNNNLIGTLPRSLWMLRNLQGLCIGSNDGLEGDIGEILSANMTTVLRVDLAFNKLSGQIPGKILVQMNSLVKIQLCCQMEDKLSGKIPEDIGNLSELQVLSLGENTLHGKIPKSIGKLKKLKFLDLEATRNLQGGFENLFNLSSLRYMHLSLAGLSGTLPDKFGLYFPAMIECLLPGNNFWGDIPSTIDNMAYLRHLNLANNRFTGLIPKGIGSIPMLQIVDLRENRLTSLEKGLQFNSQSLEVMVLAGNKELTMRFDDFLASIRPINQSLRILNISLCHFFGTIPSKLWDFQSFISVDLSGNNISGELPPPPSNMLFLLSLVVSANNLSGQIPQQFAKLLALETLDVSKNPHMQKKDESGALPSYIMVDLTTLKRRNPSDRFRCPNARLSYNNGLVILDPSYYHYRLCICDIGFYGSGNTCLPCMEGAVCKDEMPPVQNMVIKAGYWPSSRDKNVTHMIRCSQVMGTSSQVITSCNPHGICYCGIKWEKDGNKSLSRITTVCKDSCICMKGSKDRFCSKCERGFYKQGILCFACPKSKTSVYILAALAVLTMALLTLAFSVFYENKRFLSVLFVFMQVILLAVLAMLRIIPGWLLELNVVALLIGLAGRGKAASGIFKIGVFYFQTLDALISSSDIWPEEVLEAQRFVSNVVNFRFSGLACVLPSLFTPLGGLIALILLPVICIAAISLYYALANAILRFRGLLDRRFLLRNNCLHLSIVSLNLTYFPIVKKTASVLASCGDDSGYRYFLEAPWLQCNGPTYKLLLAFGWLALVIYVVGVPFAVFLPLLQKYVGKRDQLDPNEQETLDSWLGSIYLSYKKEYRSYFEILFLLRRMLIAFSLSFIPRVLSFQTIAVCLVLIASLCFQLLFRPFRDSYQKIALENTAETLVLLTLHFSFMNIRYALLNPIRSSSIIWMLVVVNSIVLCGLVVCIILLLGRVPVVPANPHNPEEVRDQPTTSREDPDTMSSPLIDNGKDNDKYGTFEEDA; from the exons ATGGAAAGCCATTTCTCCATACCGGGCTTTTTCTTGGGGCTGTTTACTGTTTTGTTGTTTAATACTTTTTCCGCGAGAGGCTACTCTACTTTCTCAAGGAGATTTTCGATAACGAGTTCCAAGTTCCATCGTCACCAAATACTGGCGGCTTTCAGAGATGGCCAAGACAGATCAAAGAACTGGG CCAATTCGAGTAAACTTGTACCCCTGACCTACGATGAAAAGTTCGCTTATGGGTGTTTGCATGAGATCCCAATTCCTAATACTACATTGGATACAACAACCAAACCGCAGCAAGAAAAAGCGGTCCTCATGGAGATATTTAACCAAACAAGGGGCCATAGTTGGTACAACTCGTCGAACTGGGGAAACCACTCAGTATCGCATTGCCTCTGGTATGGCGTAACATGCGACAACACAAGCCGCTACGTTATAAGCCTCTTcttaacaaacaacaacttgattGGTACCCTTCCGAGAAGCCTGTGGATGTTGCGAAATTTGCAGGGCTTGTGTATTGGAAGTAATGACGGATTGGAAGGTGATATAGGCGAGATCCTTTCTGCCAACATGACTACTGTATTACGAGTCGATCTTGCCTTTAACAAGCTGTCGGGCCAGATTCCTGGTAAAATTCTCGTGCAGATGAATTCTCTGGTGAAAATTCAACTGTGCTGCCAAATGGAGGATAAACTTTCTGGGAAAATTCCCGAGGACATTGGAAACTTGTCGGAACTGCAAGTGCTTAGTCTCGGTGAAAATACCTTGCACGGCAAAATTCCAAAAAGCATTGGTAAATTGAAAAAACTCAAATTTTTGGATCTTGAAGCTACTAGAAATTTGCAAGGAGGCTTCGAGAATCTGTTCAACTTGTCATCTCTGCGTTATATGCATCTTTCACTCGCTGGATTAAGTGGAACGCTGCCAGATAAATTTGGATTGTATTTCCCTGCGATGATCGAGTGTCTCTTGCCTGGAAATAATTTCTGGGGAGACATTCCCTCAACGATCGACAACATGGCATACTTGCGGCATTTAAATTTGGCAAATAACCGTTTTACGGGACTAATCCCAAAAGGCATTGGTTCGATTCCCATGTTGCAGATTGTGGACCTTCGCGAAAATCGTTTGACCTCACTGGAGAAAGGACTTCAATTCAACTCCCAGTCGTTGGAGGTAATGGTTCTGGCAGGAAATAAAGAGTTGACCATGAGGTTCGACGACTTTTTGGCGTCCATAAGACCGATCAATCAATCATTACGTATTCTAAACATAAGCTTATGCCATTTCTTTGGTACTATTCCCTCCAAGCTGTGGGACTTCCAAAGCTTCATCTCTGTGGATTTGAGCGGCAACAATATTTCCGGAGAGCTTCCACCACCGCCTAGTAACATGCTGTTTCTTCTCAGTCTTGTTGTTTCAGCAAACAACCTTTCTGGACAAATTCCTCAGCAGTTTGCGAAACTACTTGCGTTGGAAACTCTTGACGTTTCAAAAAATCCCCACATGCAGAAAAAGGATGAAAGTGGAGCATTACCGAGTTACATAATGGTAGATTTGACAACTTTAAAGCGCAGAAATCCTTCGGATAGATTTAGATGCCCGAACGCTCGACTTAGCTACAACAATGGCTTAGTGATCTTGGATCCCAGCTACTACCATTACCGTCTTTGCATTTGCGATATCGGTTTCTACGGATCAGGCAACACCTGTTTGCCTTGTATGGAAGGTGCGGTGTGTAAAGACGAAATGCCGCCTGTGCAGAATATGGTCATAAaagctggatattggccttcGTCGCGTGACAAAAACGTGACTCACATGATCAGGTGCTCACAGGTCATGGGTACTAGTTCTCAAGTAATTACGTCATGTAACCCACATGGAATCTGCTACTGTGGCATTAAATGGGAAAAGGACGGAAATAAGTCCTTGTCGAGGATAACTACAGTTTGCAAGGACTCGTGCATCTGTATGAAAGGAAGCAAAGACCGATTTTGTTCGAAGTGTGAAAGAGGCTTCTACAAACAGGGAATACTCTGTTTCGCTTGTCCCAAATCAAAGACCAGCGTCTACATTTTGGCGGCGCTTGCTGTGCTGACTATGGCGTTGCTAACTCTGGCCTTCTCTGTCTTTTACGAAAACAAGCGTTTTCTTTCAGTCTTATTCGTGTTTATGCAAGTCATTCTCCTTGCAGTTTTAGCCATGCTTCGAATAATTCCTGGTTGGCTACTTGAACTCAATGTTGTGGCCCTGCTTATTGGCCTGGCTGGAAGGGGTAAGGCTGCTAGCGGAATTTTCAAGATCggtgttttttattttcagaCTTTAGACGCTTTGATTTCCAGCAGCGATATATGGCCAGAAGAAGTTCTTGAGGCTCAACGCTTCGTTAGCAACGTGGTAAACTTTCGGTTCTCTGGATTGGCTTGCGTTTTACCGAGTTTGTTCACGCCACTCGGTGGCCTGATAGCTTTAATTCTTCTGCCTGTCATCTGTATTGCGGCCATTTCTCTTTATTATGCTTTAGCGAATGCTATTCTCAGATTTCGTGGCTTACTTGACAGACGATTCCTTTTGCGTAATAACTGTCTCCACCTTTCTATCGTGTCCCTGAACCTAACCTATTTCCCCATTGTCAAGAAAACTGCTTCTGTCCTGGCTTCATGCGGTGACGACAGTGGTTACCGCTACTTTTTGGAGGCGCCTTGGCTGCAGTGCAATGGTCCTACTTACAAATTGTTACTGGCATTCGGTTGGCTTGCTCTTGTTATTTATGTTGTTGGGGTACCGTTTGCAGTTTTCCTACCACTGCTCCAGAAGTACGTTGGCAAAAGAGACCAACTTGACCCGAATGAACAAGAGACTTTGGACAGCTGGCTTGGCTCTATCTATCTGTCGTATAAAAAGGAGTACCGTTCCTATTTCGAGATCCTTTTTCTCCTTCGTCGTATGCTAATCGCATTCTCACTATCGTTTATCCCGCGGGTACTGTCATTTCAGACCATTGCCGTTTGCCTTGTCCTTATAGCGTCTCTTTGCTTCCAGCTTCTCTTCAGGCCCTTCCGGGACTCCTACCAAAAAATCGCATTAGAAAACACAGCGGAGACCTTGGTTCTTCTCACCCTTCATTTCTCCTTTATGAACATTAGATATGCACTTTTGAATCCAATCAGGTCCTCGTCCATCATTTGGATGCTTGTGGTTGTCAACAGCATTGTCTTATGCGGCCTCGTCGTTTGCATAATTCTGCTACTTGGAAGGGTTCCTGTTGTACCAGCCAACCCGCACAATCCTGAAGAAGTACGGGACCAGCCAACAACCAGCCGAGAGGATCCGGACACTATGTCGTCACCACTGATCGACAATGGAAAAGACAATGATAAATACGGTACATTTGAAGAGGACGCTTAA
- the LOC138043683 gene encoding putative leucine-rich repeat-containing protein DDB_G0281931 isoform X2, which translates to MEIFNQTRGHSWYNSSNWGNHSVSHCLWYGVTCDNTSRYVISLFLTNNNLIGTLPRSLWMLRNLQGLCIGSNDGLEGDIGEILSANMTTVLRVDLAFNKLSGQIPGKILVQMNSLVKIQLCCQMEDKLSGKIPEDIGNLSELQVLSLGENTLHGKIPKSIGKLKKLKFLDLEATRNLQGGFENLFNLSSLRYMHLSLAGLSGTLPDKFGLYFPAMIECLLPGNNFWGDIPSTIDNMAYLRHLNLANNRFTGLIPKGIGSIPMLQIVDLRENRLTSLEKGLQFNSQSLEVMVLAGNKELTMRFDDFLASIRPINQSLRILNISLCHFFGTIPSKLWDFQSFISVDLSGNNISGELPPPPSNMLFLLSLVVSANNLSGQIPQQFAKLLALETLDVSKNPHMQKKDESGALPSYIMVDLTTLKRRNPSDRFRCPNARLSYNNGLVILDPSYYHYRLCICDIGFYGSGNTCLPCMEGAVCKDEMPPVQNMVIKAGYWPSSRDKNVTHMIRCSQVMGTSSQVITSCNPHGICYCGIKWEKDGNKSLSRITTVCKDSCICMKGSKDRFCSKCERGFYKQGILCFACPKSKTSVYILAALAVLTMALLTLAFSVFYENKRFLSVLFVFMQVILLAVLAMLRIIPGWLLELNVVALLIGLAGRGKAASGIFKIGVFYFQTLDALISSSDIWPEEVLEAQRFVSNVVNFRFSGLACVLPSLFTPLGGLIALILLPVICIAAISLYYALANAILRFRGLLDRRFLLRNNCLHLSIVSLNLTYFPIVKKTASVLASCGDDSGYRYFLEAPWLQCNGPTYKLLLAFGWLALVIYVVGVPFAVFLPLLQKYVGKRDQLDPNEQETLDSWLGSIYLSYKKEYRSYFEILFLLRRMLIAFSLSFIPRVLSFQTIAVCLVLIASLCFQLLFRPFRDSYQKIALENTAETLVLLTLHFSFMNIRYALLNPIRSSSIIWMLVVVNSIVLCGLVVCIILLLGRVPVVPANPHNPEEVRDQPTTSREDPDTMSSPLIDNGKDNDKYGTFEEDA; encoded by the coding sequence ATGGAGATATTTAACCAAACAAGGGGCCATAGTTGGTACAACTCGTCGAACTGGGGAAACCACTCAGTATCGCATTGCCTCTGGTATGGCGTAACATGCGACAACACAAGCCGCTACGTTATAAGCCTCTTcttaacaaacaacaacttgattGGTACCCTTCCGAGAAGCCTGTGGATGTTGCGAAATTTGCAGGGCTTGTGTATTGGAAGTAATGACGGATTGGAAGGTGATATAGGCGAGATCCTTTCTGCCAACATGACTACTGTATTACGAGTCGATCTTGCCTTTAACAAGCTGTCGGGCCAGATTCCTGGTAAAATTCTCGTGCAGATGAATTCTCTGGTGAAAATTCAACTGTGCTGCCAAATGGAGGATAAACTTTCTGGGAAAATTCCCGAGGACATTGGAAACTTGTCGGAACTGCAAGTGCTTAGTCTCGGTGAAAATACCTTGCACGGCAAAATTCCAAAAAGCATTGGTAAATTGAAAAAACTCAAATTTTTGGATCTTGAAGCTACTAGAAATTTGCAAGGAGGCTTCGAGAATCTGTTCAACTTGTCATCTCTGCGTTATATGCATCTTTCACTCGCTGGATTAAGTGGAACGCTGCCAGATAAATTTGGATTGTATTTCCCTGCGATGATCGAGTGTCTCTTGCCTGGAAATAATTTCTGGGGAGACATTCCCTCAACGATCGACAACATGGCATACTTGCGGCATTTAAATTTGGCAAATAACCGTTTTACGGGACTAATCCCAAAAGGCATTGGTTCGATTCCCATGTTGCAGATTGTGGACCTTCGCGAAAATCGTTTGACCTCACTGGAGAAAGGACTTCAATTCAACTCCCAGTCGTTGGAGGTAATGGTTCTGGCAGGAAATAAAGAGTTGACCATGAGGTTCGACGACTTTTTGGCGTCCATAAGACCGATCAATCAATCATTACGTATTCTAAACATAAGCTTATGCCATTTCTTTGGTACTATTCCCTCCAAGCTGTGGGACTTCCAAAGCTTCATCTCTGTGGATTTGAGCGGCAACAATATTTCCGGAGAGCTTCCACCACCGCCTAGTAACATGCTGTTTCTTCTCAGTCTTGTTGTTTCAGCAAACAACCTTTCTGGACAAATTCCTCAGCAGTTTGCGAAACTACTTGCGTTGGAAACTCTTGACGTTTCAAAAAATCCCCACATGCAGAAAAAGGATGAAAGTGGAGCATTACCGAGTTACATAATGGTAGATTTGACAACTTTAAAGCGCAGAAATCCTTCGGATAGATTTAGATGCCCGAACGCTCGACTTAGCTACAACAATGGCTTAGTGATCTTGGATCCCAGCTACTACCATTACCGTCTTTGCATTTGCGATATCGGTTTCTACGGATCAGGCAACACCTGTTTGCCTTGTATGGAAGGTGCGGTGTGTAAAGACGAAATGCCGCCTGTGCAGAATATGGTCATAAaagctggatattggccttcGTCGCGTGACAAAAACGTGACTCACATGATCAGGTGCTCACAGGTCATGGGTACTAGTTCTCAAGTAATTACGTCATGTAACCCACATGGAATCTGCTACTGTGGCATTAAATGGGAAAAGGACGGAAATAAGTCCTTGTCGAGGATAACTACAGTTTGCAAGGACTCGTGCATCTGTATGAAAGGAAGCAAAGACCGATTTTGTTCGAAGTGTGAAAGAGGCTTCTACAAACAGGGAATACTCTGTTTCGCTTGTCCCAAATCAAAGACCAGCGTCTACATTTTGGCGGCGCTTGCTGTGCTGACTATGGCGTTGCTAACTCTGGCCTTCTCTGTCTTTTACGAAAACAAGCGTTTTCTTTCAGTCTTATTCGTGTTTATGCAAGTCATTCTCCTTGCAGTTTTAGCCATGCTTCGAATAATTCCTGGTTGGCTACTTGAACTCAATGTTGTGGCCCTGCTTATTGGCCTGGCTGGAAGGGGTAAGGCTGCTAGCGGAATTTTCAAGATCggtgttttttattttcagaCTTTAGACGCTTTGATTTCCAGCAGCGATATATGGCCAGAAGAAGTTCTTGAGGCTCAACGCTTCGTTAGCAACGTGGTAAACTTTCGGTTCTCTGGATTGGCTTGCGTTTTACCGAGTTTGTTCACGCCACTCGGTGGCCTGATAGCTTTAATTCTTCTGCCTGTCATCTGTATTGCGGCCATTTCTCTTTATTATGCTTTAGCGAATGCTATTCTCAGATTTCGTGGCTTACTTGACAGACGATTCCTTTTGCGTAATAACTGTCTCCACCTTTCTATCGTGTCCCTGAACCTAACCTATTTCCCCATTGTCAAGAAAACTGCTTCTGTCCTGGCTTCATGCGGTGACGACAGTGGTTACCGCTACTTTTTGGAGGCGCCTTGGCTGCAGTGCAATGGTCCTACTTACAAATTGTTACTGGCATTCGGTTGGCTTGCTCTTGTTATTTATGTTGTTGGGGTACCGTTTGCAGTTTTCCTACCACTGCTCCAGAAGTACGTTGGCAAAAGAGACCAACTTGACCCGAATGAACAAGAGACTTTGGACAGCTGGCTTGGCTCTATCTATCTGTCGTATAAAAAGGAGTACCGTTCCTATTTCGAGATCCTTTTTCTCCTTCGTCGTATGCTAATCGCATTCTCACTATCGTTTATCCCGCGGGTACTGTCATTTCAGACCATTGCCGTTTGCCTTGTCCTTATAGCGTCTCTTTGCTTCCAGCTTCTCTTCAGGCCCTTCCGGGACTCCTACCAAAAAATCGCATTAGAAAACACAGCGGAGACCTTGGTTCTTCTCACCCTTCATTTCTCCTTTATGAACATTAGATATGCACTTTTGAATCCAATCAGGTCCTCGTCCATCATTTGGATGCTTGTGGTTGTCAACAGCATTGTCTTATGCGGCCTCGTCGTTTGCATAATTCTGCTACTTGGAAGGGTTCCTGTTGTACCAGCCAACCCGCACAATCCTGAAGAAGTACGGGACCAGCCAACAACCAGCCGAGAGGATCCGGACACTATGTCGTCACCACTGATCGACAATGGAAAAGACAATGATAAATACGGTACATTTGAAGAGGACGCTTAA